The Pantoea trifolii nucleotide sequence CCTTCACAGCAAGCATCTAAGCCGCTGGCGGCGGCGACCAATCCGCTGTGGTGGAAAAGCTTTAACGATTCCCAACTTGATAGCCTGATTGAGCGCGCCATTGCCGGCAACTTAACGCTGCAACAATCGGTACTGCGTATTGCCGGTGCGCGCGAGCAGCTGGCGCAGGCGCGCGGTGGCTTATTTCCGTCGCTTAACGGCTCGGCAAAAGTCACACGCCAGCAATTGGGTTTAAAGGGTTTGCTGAAATCCAACGGCGTTTATGACCAGGTTGATAGCGATGTCGCCAGCCAGCTTAACGGCTTAGATCATTCCGTTACGTTGTATCAGGGCAGCTTTGACGCCAGCTGGGAACTGGATCTGTGGGGCAAAGTGCGCCGCCAAATGGAAGCCGCAGATGCGCAGCAGCAGGCGGCAATCGAGCAGCGCAACGATGCGTTGGTGTCGCTGGAAGCTGAAGTCGCGCGTGCCTATCTGCAACTGCGCGGTTCGCAAGCGGTGCTGGCGACCTTGCAACAGCAGATCGAGGTGGCGCAGCAAACCTGGGAACTGACCAAAAGCCAGCAGCAAAATGGCTTAGCGCCCACCACCGATGTGGAAAACGCCCGCGCGCAGTTGGCCTCACTGAATGCGCAGCTGCCGCAATATCAGGCGCAGCAGCAGCAGGCGATGAACGGTTTGGCGGTGCTGTTGGGTAAAACGCCGGGCGCGCTGGATAATGAACTGATGAACATCAAGCCGCTGCCCGATTTGCCGAAATTGGTGCCGGTGGGCATTCCGTCCACGCTGGCGCGGCGACGTCCGGATATTCGTCAAGCTGAAGCCACGCTGCATGCGGAAACCGCGAACATTGGCGTATCGGTTGCTGACCTGTTCCCCAGCTTGTCGCTCACCGGGCAACTGGGTGTACGAAATACCGATGCCAGCTATCTGGATGACTGGAGCAGCCACTTCTTTAGTGTTGGGCCGTCGCTATCGATTCCTATATTTCAAGGCGGCCGTTTAGTTTCCAGCGTGAAACTGGCGCGCGCGCAGCAAGCCAGCGCGGCGCTTGATTATCGGCAAACGGTATTAACCGCGCTGCAGGATGTGGAGAATGCGCTGGTGAGTTATCGCGCCGATCAGCAGCAGGTTATTGCACTGGATGAAACCACCGGCGCACTGCAACGCGCATTTGATTTAGCCAGCGACAGTTATCGTCAGGGTATTTCTACGTTCCTCGATGTATTAGATGCGCAGCGACAACTGGCACAAGCCAAAGCACAATCGACGCAGGCGCGCATGCAAAGTGCGCTCGATTTAGTGGCGTTATATAAAGCGCTGGGTGGTGGCTGGGAAGCTTATCAAAATGTCAACCTGCCGGACTATTCTGTGTTTGGTCCCGCGACAGAAGTGCATTAATTTCACTTAGTAGCCGGTTAACCGCCGGCTTTTTTATCGGTACGATATGAAAAAAATGAGATACTTCTCTCATCCTCCATCAATATATTACGCCACATTGAAAATAGGTTTTTCGTTACACCATTAATCCTTGCTTACCTTTGTGCTCACTAATGCTGCAACGCGCAATAGCCGCTAAATGATTGTTTATTACCTGAGAATATTGGTCTGAAATCGATTCCAGTTCCGCCATAAGGAACAACTCTGGTTGTTAATTCAGGGTTAATTAAAGCAACCCTTGCCGTTTTAAAACGCAATGTAAGAATTAGGTAAGCAAGTTCAGATTAATCCGGGCAATAAAATTAATTTATTTTTTTATTTGAATTAGGTAATCTTGCCACTACAGTTTATTTAAACCCCTTAAGCAAGGACATTGTGATGAGTGACGCATTTAAAGTTCTGAACAACATTCGCACATTACGTGCGCAGGCTCGTGAACTGCCATTGACCGATCTGGAAGAAATTCTGGAGAAATTAACTGTTGTTGTGACTGAACGTCGTGACGAAGTAAACGCTGAAGAAGCGCAGAACCGCGAAAAAGAAGAGAAGCTGTCTAAATATCGCGAAATGCTGCTGGCTGACGGTATTGATCCGAACGAATTACTGGGTGCTCTGGAAGTTGGTAAAAAGCGCGCTAAGCGTGCACCACGTCCAGCAAAATATTCTTACACCGATGAAAACGGCGAAGTAAAATCATGGACCGGTCAGGGCCGTACCCCAGCTGCGATTAAAAAAGCGCTGGATTCTGGTAAAAGCCTCGATACTTTCCTGATCAAATAATCCGCACAATCCTTGTAAGTGGGAGCCGGGGGCAAATGCCCCCGGCTTTTTTGTTATTTTTATTTCTGTATGAGCAACAACACCTTTAGCCCATAGCAACGTTTGCCTCTGGCGCAGAGGTGGCGTCCGGGTGCCCGCTTCTGGCATAATGCCCGCTGTTTTTTCCTCCACTGCGTAACAAAGGTCAATGCCGTGTTAGTTTCCAGCAATATCACCATGCAGTTCGGCAGTAAGCCGCTGTTCGAAAATATCTCCGTTAAATTTGGCGGCGGTAATCGTTACGGTTTAATCGGTGCGAACGGCAGCGGTAAATCTACCTTTATGAAAATACTGGGCGGCGACCTGGTGCCGACGGGTGGAAATGTTTCCCTCGACCCCAATGAGCGTATCGGTAAGTTACGTCAGGACCAATTCGCCTTTGAGCAATATAGTGTGCTGGACACCGTGATCATGGGCCACAATGAATTGTGGGCTGTGAAGCAAGAGCGTGACCGTATATATGCTTTACCGGAAATGAGCGAAGAGGAAGGCTATAAAGTCGCCGACCTTGAAGTCGAATACGGCGAGATGGACGGTTACAGTTCGGAATCACGTGCCGGTGAATTATTACTGGGCGTTGGCATTCCGGTGGAGCAGCACTACGGTCCGATGAGCGAAATTGCGCCGGGCTGGAAATTGCGTGTCCTTTTAGCGCAGGCATTATTTGCCAATCCGGATATTTTGTTGCTCGATGAACCGACCAACAACCTGGATATCGATACCATTCGTTGGTTGGAGCAAGTGCTCAACGAACGTAACAGCACCATGATCATCATTTCGCATGACCGTCACTTCCTGAATATGGTGTGCACGCATATGGCGGATCTGGATTA carries:
- a CDS encoding efflux transporter outer membrane subunit encodes the protein MKMISRSQPSLTLLALSLLLAGCAVGPDYQPPQAHTPGGYHDLPSQQASKPLAAATNPLWWKSFNDSQLDSLIERAIAGNLTLQQSVLRIAGAREQLAQARGGLFPSLNGSAKVTRQQLGLKGLLKSNGVYDQVDSDVASQLNGLDHSVTLYQGSFDASWELDLWGKVRRQMEAADAQQQAAIEQRNDALVSLEAEVARAYLQLRGSQAVLATLQQQIEVAQQTWELTKSQQQNGLAPTTDVENARAQLASLNAQLPQYQAQQQQAMNGLAVLLGKTPGALDNELMNIKPLPDLPKLVPVGIPSTLARRRPDIRQAEATLHAETANIGVSVADLFPSLSLTGQLGVRNTDASYLDDWSSHFFSVGPSLSIPIFQGGRLVSSVKLARAQQASAALDYRQTVLTALQDVENALVSYRADQQQVIALDETTGALQRAFDLASDSYRQGISTFLDVLDAQRQLAQAKAQSTQARMQSALDLVALYKALGGGWEAYQNVNLPDYSVFGPATEVH
- a CDS encoding H-NS family histone-like protein, giving the protein MSDAFKVLNNIRTLRAQARELPLTDLEEILEKLTVVVTERRDEVNAEEAQNREKEEKLSKYREMLLADGIDPNELLGALEVGKKRAKRAPRPAKYSYTDENGEVKSWTGQGRTPAAIKKALDSGKSLDTFLIK